A region from the Pseudomonas sp. KU26590 genome encodes:
- the urtD gene encoding urea ABC transporter ATP-binding protein UrtD, producing the protein MTSPTGFQMNKPVLAIEGLTVSFDGFKAVDDLNLYIDRNEVRVVIGPNGAGKTTVLDLICGKTRATGGSIQFKDRELTKMNEYDIVRAGVGRKFQTPSIYDNLSVFENLEMSFPAGRSVFGALFFKRTQAVLDRVNQVAADIFLGDLLQQQAGLLSHGQKQWLEIGMLLMQDPELLMLDEPVAGMSVSERAQTADLLNRISQGRSVLVIEHDMEFVKSIAHKVTVLHQGKVLAEGSMESVQSNPKVIEVYLGH; encoded by the coding sequence ATGACCAGCCCCACAGGCTTTCAGATGAACAAACCGGTCCTGGCCATCGAAGGGCTGACCGTTTCGTTCGACGGCTTCAAGGCGGTGGACGACCTCAACCTGTACATCGACCGCAACGAAGTGCGCGTGGTCATCGGCCCCAACGGCGCGGGCAAGACCACGGTGCTGGATTTGATCTGCGGCAAGACCCGGGCCACGGGCGGCAGCATCCAGTTCAAGGACCGCGAGCTGACCAAAATGAACGAGTACGACATCGTCCGTGCAGGGGTCGGGCGCAAGTTTCAGACGCCGTCGATCTACGACAACCTGAGCGTGTTCGAGAACCTGGAGATGTCGTTTCCGGCGGGCCGGTCGGTGTTCGGCGCGCTGTTTTTCAAGCGCACCCAGGCGGTGCTGGACCGGGTCAATCAGGTGGCCGCCGACATCTTTCTCGGTGACTTGCTGCAGCAACAGGCGGGCCTGTTATCCCACGGCCAGAAGCAGTGGCTGGAGATCGGCATGTTGCTGATGCAGGACCCGGAACTGCTGATGCTCGACGAGCCGGTGGCGGGCATGAGTGTCAGCGAGCGTGCGCAAACCGCCGACCTGCTGAATCGCATCAGCCAGGGCCGCTCGGTGCTGGTGATCGAGCACGACATGGAGTTCGTCAAGAGCATCGCGCACAAGGTCACGGTGCTGCATCAGGGCAAGGTGTTGGCCGAAGGCAGCATGGAGTCGGTGCAGAGCAACCCGAAAGTCATCGAAGTCTATCTGGGCCATTAA
- the urtE gene encoding urea ABC transporter ATP-binding subunit UrtE — MFNIQQLACGYGQSQVLHDLNLSVQKQEIVAVMGRNGMGKTTLFKSLMGILPQWGGQVQLDGVDVSGLETHNRVAQGMAYVPQGRMIFPSMSVLENIQTGLPASAGGKVPEDLYALFPVLFDMRGRRGGNLSGGQQQQLAIARALATNPKVLLLDEPTEGIQPSIIKDIARTLKEIRTLRNLTIIVSEQVLSFTLEIADRLLVIEKGRFVIEETRANVDEATISRYLSV; from the coding sequence ATGTTCAACATTCAGCAGCTGGCGTGTGGTTATGGCCAGAGTCAGGTCCTCCACGACCTGAACCTCTCGGTGCAGAAACAGGAAATCGTCGCGGTCATGGGCCGCAACGGCATGGGCAAGACCACGCTGTTCAAAAGCCTGATGGGCATCCTGCCGCAATGGGGCGGCCAGGTTCAGTTGGACGGCGTAGACGTGTCCGGCCTGGAAACCCACAACCGGGTCGCCCAGGGCATGGCCTACGTGCCTCAGGGCCGGATGATTTTTCCGTCGATGAGCGTGCTGGAAAACATCCAGACCGGCCTCCCCGCCTCAGCCGGCGGCAAGGTCCCGGAAGACCTGTACGCGCTGTTCCCGGTGCTGTTCGACATGCGCGGCCGACGCGGCGGCAACCTGTCCGGCGGCCAGCAACAGCAGCTGGCCATCGCCCGGGCCCTGGCGACCAATCCCAAGGTGTTGTTGCTCGACGAGCCCACCGAAGGCATCCAGCCGTCGATCATCAAGGACATCGCCCGCACCCTCAAAGAGATCCGCACCCTGCGCAACCTGACGATCATCGTCTCGGAGCAGGTGCTGTCCTTCACCCTGGAAATCGCCGACCGGTTGCTGGTGATCGAGAAAGGCCGCTTCGTCATCGAAGAAACCCGGGCCAATGTCGATGAAGCGACGATCAGTCGGTATTTGTCGGTTTAG
- the urtB gene encoding urea ABC transporter permease subunit UrtB: MEWLSEFGAIAAMQGFNGLSVFCVLLLMALGLAIIFGQMGVINMAHGEFLTIGAYTTYMLSTLVQSYCPWMQPYYFFFAIALSFVVAGAVGWVVEWVMISRLYHRPLDTLLATWGLSLVMQQAFRSIFGAREVSANPPEWLMGAVNLTDAIEIPRNGLFVMGLTVLMTGGIFLMLYRTRWGLHVRATVQNRIMSRAVGINTRKVDRMTFALGCGVAGVAGAAFTTIGSTGPTAGSLYIVDTFLVVVFGGAASLFGTIASAFAIAQTQSLSEFFMSGSMAKVLTLSIVILILLMRPQGLFASKVRK, translated from the coding sequence ATGGAATGGCTATCGGAATTTGGTGCCATCGCGGCCATGCAGGGGTTCAACGGGCTTTCCGTGTTCTGCGTGCTGTTGTTGATGGCCCTGGGGCTGGCGATCATCTTTGGTCAGATGGGCGTGATCAACATGGCCCACGGTGAATTCCTCACCATCGGCGCCTACACCACCTACATGCTGTCGACCCTGGTGCAGAGCTATTGCCCGTGGATGCAGCCGTACTATTTCTTCTTCGCCATCGCGTTGTCGTTCGTGGTGGCCGGTGCAGTGGGCTGGGTGGTGGAGTGGGTGATGATCAGTCGCCTCTACCACCGACCGCTCGACACCCTGCTGGCGACATGGGGCCTGTCCCTGGTCATGCAGCAAGCCTTCCGTTCCATCTTCGGCGCCCGCGAAGTCAGCGCCAACCCGCCGGAATGGCTGATGGGCGCGGTCAACCTCACCGACGCCATCGAAATCCCGCGCAACGGCCTGTTCGTCATGGGCCTGACCGTGCTGATGACCGGCGGCATTTTCCTGATGCTGTACCGCACCCGCTGGGGCCTGCATGTCCGCGCCACGGTGCAGAACCGCATCATGAGCCGGGCGGTGGGCATCAACACCCGCAAGGTCGACCGCATGACCTTCGCCCTGGGCTGCGGCGTTGCCGGGGTCGCGGGCGCGGCGTTCACCACCATCGGTTCCACCGGCCCCACCGCTGGCTCCCTGTACATCGTCGACACCTTTCTGGTGGTGGTTTTCGGCGGCGCAGCCAGCCTGTTCGGCACCATTGCCTCGGCGTTTGCCATTGCCCAGACCCAATCGCTGTCGGAATTTTTCATGAGTGGCTCGATGGCCAAGGTCCTGACCCTGTCCATCGTGATTCTGATCCTGTTGATGCGCCCCCAAGGGTTGTTTGCCAGCAAGGTTCGTAAATAA
- the urtC gene encoding urea ABC transporter permease subunit UrtC has translation MNALNKMLGGRQGVVGLLILATLILVVFPLTLDAFRLNMVGKYLTYAFVAVGLVLCWGYGGILSLGQGVFFGLGGYCMAMFLKLEASDPESTKIQSTPGIPDFMDWNQITELPWLWVPFHSFTFTVMAVIVLPVLLALIIGVALFRRRVGDVYFSIVTQAIALILTVLIIGQQGLTGGINGITDLKTLLGWDIRSDSAKLVLYFINAGLLFGCILFGKFILNSKLGRLLMAMRDKEERVRFSGYDVAAFKVFVYCVAACFSAIGGAMFALQVGFMSPSFVGIVPSIEMVIFAAVGGRMSLLGAVYGSLLVNYGKTYFSESFPELWLYLMGGLFIAVVMYFPNGLAGLWESHGRKWLSGLKRKPAPVLASPAPTITPTPAPADKKAASPMEIQP, from the coding sequence ATGAACGCGCTAAACAAAATGCTCGGCGGACGCCAGGGCGTGGTCGGCCTGCTGATCCTTGCGACCCTGATTCTGGTGGTCTTCCCCCTGACCCTGGACGCCTTTCGCCTGAACATGGTCGGCAAATACCTGACCTACGCGTTCGTCGCCGTGGGTCTGGTGTTGTGCTGGGGGTACGGCGGCATTCTCAGCCTGGGGCAAGGCGTGTTTTTCGGCCTGGGCGGGTACTGCATGGCGATGTTTCTCAAGCTGGAAGCGTCTGATCCGGAGAGCACCAAGATCCAGTCGACCCCGGGCATTCCGGACTTCATGGACTGGAACCAGATCACCGAACTGCCTTGGTTGTGGGTGCCGTTTCACAGCTTCACGTTCACGGTGATGGCGGTCATCGTGCTGCCGGTCCTGCTGGCGTTGATCATTGGCGTCGCGCTGTTCAGACGCCGGGTGGGCGATGTGTATTTTTCCATCGTCACCCAGGCCATCGCCTTGATCCTCACGGTGCTGATCATCGGCCAGCAAGGGCTGACCGGCGGGATCAACGGCATCACCGATTTGAAGACGCTGCTGGGATGGGACATCCGCAGCGACAGCGCCAAGCTGGTGTTGTACTTCATCAACGCAGGCCTGCTGTTCGGCTGCATCCTGTTTGGCAAATTCATCCTCAACTCCAAGCTGGGCCGGCTGCTGATGGCCATGCGCGACAAGGAAGAGCGGGTGCGCTTTTCCGGTTACGACGTGGCGGCGTTCAAGGTCTTCGTGTACTGCGTCGCGGCCTGTTTCTCGGCCATCGGCGGGGCCATGTTCGCCTTGCAGGTGGGGTTCATGTCGCCCTCGTTCGTGGGCATCGTGCCGTCCATCGAGATGGTGATTTTCGCCGCCGTCGGCGGGCGCATGTCGCTGCTGGGTGCGGTGTACGGCTCGCTGCTGGTGAACTACGGCAAGACCTACTTTTCCGAGTCGTTCCCCGAATTGTGGCTGTACCTCATGGGCGGGCTGTTCATCGCCGTGGTCATGTATTTCCCCAACGGCCTGGCCGGTTTATGGGAAAGCCACGGGCGCAAATGGTTGTCGGGCCTCAAGCGCAAACCTGCCCCGGTACTGGCCTCCCCTGCCCCGACCATCACGCCAACGCCCGCCCCCGCTGACAAGAAAGCCGCCAGCCCGATGGAGATTCAGCCATGA